In Xenopus tropicalis strain Nigerian chromosome 5, UCB_Xtro_10.0, whole genome shotgun sequence, one genomic interval encodes:
- the dzank1 gene encoding double zinc ribbon and ankyrin repeat-containing protein 1 (The RefSeq protein has 2 substitutions compared to this genomic sequence) yields the protein MTAGSIAVPQIIPLRVPLPGRSKYEIDSNTPIEIKSDSPEVTIYYTLDGSKPELYKKVGFGEKNTLKYKGPFMLPDGKITVKALAVSRDGRESGTVTKVFIVEYVQPDLDSSDEDNDENFLKDLSKQDIENSFSLPKSKKKNEALERISAWDETAQSNGPVKEGRTNRRSFKGLQFMNDRLEKSSQVEEPISPSQTQRSQQNGGVEGIVRKSLTSAQIMRIQRETDFLKCSHCLANRPSDPFARFCLECGYPVPPVPGHRLPPPEGAQMGLCVECRSMVPMNTPSCIVCEAPLLPKMTPQASLNDKTFCRFCGTGNPINLNYCVTCEARLPEMQKPIWSGDSAPPLPNQVEKMQSCSKCGRVNHSDARFCDWCGAKPSSPISHLTCSKCSASNHPLANFCASCGAYLEPPARYSPLHNMMLTSGEHKAFSEADNRASWQPVTVSLPKPRLEIEREDKGTQTVGLFYPSGKLIEKKEIELGLEKEKKEKMSDRKPLVTAISPGRGYWRQQLDHICAHLRCYTQNNSEFKSLIGNPRMGRIISGTMHEDGYEVSIRLNYVQVTDKDALTAKPIRLSGSNFLSSVTEGRNDNYESPSSVASEDGLSARSKNGKARRKKKNKLLLQKEERLSNEDRKLLKEVGPKGEGNIAVVEELLDEGADPNCCNNEDRPVLTVAVLNGHNQVIPVLVQKGADIEQQSGPHNNTALHEAVMLGLDGKKCTEVLLGCNASIKTKNDKGMTAYDLALKNGNDQVVSLFASKLGQGMLDKLSKPKKTGLEMF from the exons ATGACTGCTGGCTCCATAGCTGTACCTCAGATTATACCACTACGTGTTCCTCTCCCTGGAAGGAGCAAATATGAAATTGATTCCAATACACCAATTGAAATAAAATCGG ATTCTCCTGAAGTGACCATTTACTACACACTGGATGGAAGCAAGCCAGAACTGTATAAGAAAGTTGGCTttggagaaaaaaatacattgaaatacaAAGGCCCCTTTATGTTACCAGATGGCAAAATAACTGTCAAGGCACTAGCTGTTAGTAG agATGGCCGAGAAAGTGGAACAGTAACAAAAGTGTTCATAGTGGAATACGTACAACCAGATCTAGATTCATCGGATGAGGACAATGATGAGAATTTCCTTAAAGATCTTTCCAAGCAG GATATTGAAAACAGCTTTTCCTTACCCAAAAGCAAAAAGAAGAATGAAGCGCTGGAGAGAATATCTGCATGGGATGAAACTGCACAAAGTAATG GTCCTGTGAAAGAAGGAAGGACTAACCGTAGGTCATTCAAGGGTCTACAATTTATGAATGATCGCTTGGAAAAATCAAGCCAAGTAGAGGAACCAATATCACCTTCTCAGACCCAGAGATCACAG CAGAATGGCGGTGTGGAAGGGATTGTTAGAAAGAGTCTGACAAGTGCCCAGATCATGAGAATCCAGAGGGAAACTGATTTCCTTAA GTGTTCTCACTGTTTGGCTAATCGTCCATCTGACCCTTTTGCAAGATTTTGCCTGGAATGTGGTTACCCTGTTCCACCAGTGCCAGGTCACCGCCTTCCACCTCCTGAAGGAGCTCAG ATGGGTTTATGTGTAGAGTGCAGGAGCATGGTGCCAATGAACACACCATCTTGTATCGTTTGTGAAGCACCGCTGTTGCCACAGATGACACCACAGGCCAGTTTGAAT GACAAAACATTCTGCCGTTTTTGTGGAACGGGAAATCCCATCAATTTAAACTACTGTGTGACTTGTGAGGCGCGGCTACCAGAAATGCAAAAG CCAATATGGAGTGGAGACTCTGCTCCTCCTCTTCCCAACCAAGTGGGGAAAATGCAGTCGTGTTCTAAATGTGGTCGTGTGAACCATTCTGATGCACGATTTTGCGACTGGTGTGGTGCAAAG CCTAGTTCCCCCATAAGTCACCTCACTTGTTCTAAGTGTAGTGCAAGCAATCATCCCTTGGCCAACTTCTGTGCCTCCTGTGGTGCGTACTTGGAGCCTCCAGCAAGATACTCCCCCCTACATAACATGATGTTAACTTCTGGAGAACACAAAGCATTTTCA GAAGCTGATAATCGGGCTTCTTGGCAGCCTGTTACAGTCTCATTGCCGAAACCCAGGCTGGAAATAGAGAGGGAAGACAAAGGCACACAGACAGTTGGATTATTCTACCCATCTGGAAAACTCATTGAGAAAAAGGAGATAGAATTGGGGTTGGaaaaggaaaagaaggaaaagaTGAGTGATCGGAAGCCTCTTGTCACAGCCATCAGCCCAGGCAGAG gTTATTGGAGGCAACAGTTAGATCATATTTGCGCTCATCTGCGCTGCTACACTCAGAACAATTCTGAATTTAAAAGTTTAATTGGAAATCCTCGAATGGGAAGG ATTATTTCAGGAACAATGCATGAAGATGGTTATGAAGTCAGTATACGGTTAAATTATGTTCAAGTTACAGACAAG GATGCACTCACTGCAAAGCCAATCAGACTTTCAGGCAGTAATTTCCTGAGCTCTGTGACAGAGGGAAGAAATGACAATTATGAAAGTCCATCAAGTGTGG CAAGTGAAGATGGTCTCAGTGCCAGGAGCAAAAATGGCAAagcaagaagaaagaagaagaacaaACTTTTGCTGCAGAAAGAAGAGAGGCTTTCT AATGAAGATCGAAAACTCCTTAAAGAAGTTGGACCCAAGGGAGAAGGCAATATTGCAGTTGTGGAAGAGTTGCTTGATGAG GGAGCTGACCCCAACTGCTGCAACAATGAAGATCGTCCTGTTCTTACAGTAGCAGTTCTTAATGGACACAACCAAGTTATACCAGTGCTTGTACAGAAGGGGGCTGATATTGAACAGCAGTCTGGGCC GCACAACAATACCGCTCTCCATGAAGCTGTCATGCTTGGTTTGGATGGAAAGAAATGTACAGAGGTGCTTCTGGG ATGCAATGCAAGTATTAAAACAAAGAATGACAAGGGGATGACAGCATATGATCTGGCGCTAAAGAATGGAAATGACCAAGTTGTGTCACTTTTTGCATCAAAGCTGGGGCAAG
- the dzank1 gene encoding double zinc ribbon and ankyrin repeat-containing protein 1 isoform X2 has product MTAGSIAVPQIIPLRVPLPGRSKYEIDSNTPIEIKSDSPEVTIYYTLDGSKPELYKKVGFGEKNTLKYKGPFMLPDGKITVKALAVSRDGRESGTVTKVFIVEYVQPDLDSSDEDNDENFLKDLSKQDIENSFSLPKSKKKNEALERISAWDETAQSNGPVKEGRTNRRSFKGLQFMNDRLEKSSQVEEPISPSQTQRSQNGGVEGIVRKSLTSAQIMRIQRETDFLKCSHCLANRPSDPFARFCLECGYPVPPVPGHRLPPPEGAQMGLCVECRSMVPMNTPSCIVCEAPLLPQMTPQASLNDKTFCRFCGTGNPINLNYCVTCEARLPEMQKPIWSGDSAPPLPNQVGKMQSCSKCGRVNHSDARFCDWCGAKPSSPISHLTCSKCSASNHPLANFCASCGAYLEPPARYSPLHNMMLTSGEHKAFSEADNRASWQPVTVSLPKPRLEIEREDKGTQTVGLFYPSGKLIEKKEIELGLEKEKKEKMSDRKPLVTAISPGRGYWRQQLDHICAHLRCYTQNNSEFKSLIGNPRMGRIISGTMHEDGYEVSIRLNYVQVTDKDALTAKPIRLSGSNFLSSVTEGRNDNYESPSSVASEDGLSARSKNGKARRKKKNKLLLQKEERLSNEDRKLLKEVGPKGEGNIAVVEELLDEGADPNCCNNEDRPVLTVAVLNGHNQVIPVLVQKGADIEQQSGPHNNTALHEAVMLGLDGKKCTEVLLGCNASIKTKNDKGMTAYDLALKNGNDQVVSLFASKLGQGMLDKLSKPKKTGLEMF; this is encoded by the exons ATGACTGCTGGCTCCATAGCTGTACCTCAGATTATACCACTACGTGTTCCTCTCCCTGGAAGGAGCAAATATGAAATTGATTCCAATACACCAATTGAAATAAAATCGG ATTCTCCTGAAGTGACCATTTACTACACACTGGATGGAAGCAAGCCAGAACTGTATAAGAAAGTTGGCTttggagaaaaaaatacattgaaatacaAAGGCCCCTTTATGTTACCAGATGGCAAAATAACTGTCAAGGCACTAGCTGTTAGTAG agATGGCCGAGAAAGTGGAACAGTAACAAAAGTGTTCATAGTGGAATACGTACAACCAGATCTAGATTCATCGGATGAGGACAATGATGAGAATTTCCTTAAAGATCTTTCCAAGCAG GATATTGAAAACAGCTTTTCCTTACCCAAAAGCAAAAAGAAGAATGAAGCGCTGGAGAGAATATCTGCATGGGATGAAACTGCACAAAGTAATG GTCCTGTGAAAGAAGGAAGGACTAACCGTAGGTCATTCAAGGGTCTACAATTTATGAATGATCGCTTGGAAAAATCAAGCCAAGTAGAGGAACCAATATCACCTTCTCAGACCCAGAGATCACAG AATGGCGGTGTGGAAGGGATTGTTAGAAAGAGTCTGACAAGTGCCCAGATCATGAGAATCCAGAGGGAAACTGATTTCCTTAA GTGTTCTCACTGTTTGGCTAATCGTCCATCTGACCCTTTTGCAAGATTTTGCCTGGAATGTGGTTACCCTGTTCCACCAGTGCCAGGTCACCGCCTTCCACCTCCTGAAGGAGCTCAG ATGGGTTTATGTGTAGAGTGCAGGAGCATGGTGCCAATGAACACACCATCTTGTATCGTTTGTGAAGCACCGCTGTTGCCACAGATGACACCACAGGCCAGTTTGAAT GACAAAACATTCTGCCGTTTTTGTGGAACGGGAAATCCCATCAATTTAAACTACTGTGTGACTTGTGAGGCGCGGCTACCAGAAATGCAAAAG CCAATATGGAGTGGAGACTCTGCTCCTCCTCTTCCCAACCAAGTGGGGAAAATGCAGTCGTGTTCTAAATGTGGTCGTGTGAACCATTCTGATGCACGATTTTGCGACTGGTGTGGTGCAAAG CCTAGTTCCCCCATAAGTCACCTCACTTGTTCTAAGTGTAGTGCAAGCAATCATCCCTTGGCCAACTTCTGTGCCTCCTGTGGTGCGTACTTGGAGCCTCCAGCAAGATACTCCCCCCTACATAACATGATGTTAACTTCTGGAGAACACAAAGCATTTTCA GAAGCTGATAATCGGGCTTCTTGGCAGCCTGTTACAGTCTCATTGCCGAAACCCAGGCTGGAAATAGAGAGGGAAGACAAAGGCACACAGACAGTTGGATTATTCTACCCATCTGGAAAACTCATTGAGAAAAAGGAGATAGAATTGGGGTTGGaaaaggaaaagaaggaaaagaTGAGTGATCGGAAGCCTCTTGTCACAGCCATCAGCCCAGGCAGAG gTTATTGGAGGCAACAGTTAGATCATATTTGCGCTCATCTGCGCTGCTACACTCAGAACAATTCTGAATTTAAAAGTTTAATTGGAAATCCTCGAATGGGAAGG ATTATTTCAGGAACAATGCATGAAGATGGTTATGAAGTCAGTATACGGTTAAATTATGTTCAAGTTACAGACAAG GATGCACTCACTGCAAAGCCAATCAGACTTTCAGGCAGTAATTTCCTGAGCTCTGTGACAGAGGGAAGAAATGACAATTATGAAAGTCCATCAAGTGTGG CAAGTGAAGATGGTCTCAGTGCCAGGAGCAAAAATGGCAAagcaagaagaaagaagaagaacaaACTTTTGCTGCAGAAAGAAGAGAGGCTTTCT AATGAAGATCGAAAACTCCTTAAAGAAGTTGGACCCAAGGGAGAAGGCAATATTGCAGTTGTGGAAGAGTTGCTTGATGAG GGAGCTGACCCCAACTGCTGCAACAATGAAGATCGTCCTGTTCTTACAGTAGCAGTTCTTAATGGACACAACCAAGTTATACCAGTGCTTGTACAGAAGGGGGCTGATATTGAACAGCAGTCTGGGCC GCACAACAATACCGCTCTCCATGAAGCTGTCATGCTTGGTTTGGATGGAAAGAAATGTACAGAGGTGCTTCTGGG ATGCAATGCAAGTATTAAAACAAAGAATGACAAGGGGATGACAGCATATGATCTGGCGCTAAAGAATGGAAATGACCAAGTTGTGTCACTTTTTGCATCAAAGCTGGGGCAAG
- the dzank1 gene encoding double zinc ribbon and ankyrin repeat-containing protein 1 isoform X1: MTAGSIAVPQIIPLRVPLPGRSKYEIDSNTPIEIKSDSPEVTIYYTLDGSKPELYKKVGFGEKNTLKYKGPFMLPDGKITVKALAVSRDGRESGTVTKVFIVEYVQPDLDSSDEDNDENFLKDLSKQDIENSFSLPKSKKKNEALERISAWDETAQSNGPVKEGRTNRRSFKGLQFMNDRLEKSSQVEEPISPSQTQRSQQNGGVEGIVRKSLTSAQIMRIQRETDFLKCSHCLANRPSDPFARFCLECGYPVPPVPGHRLPPPEGAQMGLCVECRSMVPMNTPSCIVCEAPLLPQMTPQASLNDKTFCRFCGTGNPINLNYCVTCEARLPEMQKPIWSGDSAPPLPNQVGKMQSCSKCGRVNHSDARFCDWCGAKPSSPISHLTCSKCSASNHPLANFCASCGAYLEPPARYSPLHNMMLTSGEHKAFSEADNRASWQPVTVSLPKPRLEIEREDKGTQTVGLFYPSGKLIEKKEIELGLEKEKKEKMSDRKPLVTAISPGRGYWRQQLDHICAHLRCYTQNNSEFKSLIGNPRMGRIISGTMHEDGYEVSIRLNYVQVTDKDALTAKPIRLSGSNFLSSVTEGRNDNYESPSSVASEDGLSARSKNGKARRKKKNKLLLQKEERLSNEDRKLLKEVGPKGEGNIAVVEELLDEGADPNCCNNEDRPVLTVAVLNGHNQVIPVLVQKGADIEQQSGPHNNTALHEAVMLGLDGKKCTEVLLGCNASIKTKNDKGMTAYDLALKNGNDQVVSLFASKLGQGMLDKLSKPKKTGLEMF; the protein is encoded by the exons ATGACTGCTGGCTCCATAGCTGTACCTCAGATTATACCACTACGTGTTCCTCTCCCTGGAAGGAGCAAATATGAAATTGATTCCAATACACCAATTGAAATAAAATCGG ATTCTCCTGAAGTGACCATTTACTACACACTGGATGGAAGCAAGCCAGAACTGTATAAGAAAGTTGGCTttggagaaaaaaatacattgaaatacaAAGGCCCCTTTATGTTACCAGATGGCAAAATAACTGTCAAGGCACTAGCTGTTAGTAG agATGGCCGAGAAAGTGGAACAGTAACAAAAGTGTTCATAGTGGAATACGTACAACCAGATCTAGATTCATCGGATGAGGACAATGATGAGAATTTCCTTAAAGATCTTTCCAAGCAG GATATTGAAAACAGCTTTTCCTTACCCAAAAGCAAAAAGAAGAATGAAGCGCTGGAGAGAATATCTGCATGGGATGAAACTGCACAAAGTAATG GTCCTGTGAAAGAAGGAAGGACTAACCGTAGGTCATTCAAGGGTCTACAATTTATGAATGATCGCTTGGAAAAATCAAGCCAAGTAGAGGAACCAATATCACCTTCTCAGACCCAGAGATCACAG CAGAATGGCGGTGTGGAAGGGATTGTTAGAAAGAGTCTGACAAGTGCCCAGATCATGAGAATCCAGAGGGAAACTGATTTCCTTAA GTGTTCTCACTGTTTGGCTAATCGTCCATCTGACCCTTTTGCAAGATTTTGCCTGGAATGTGGTTACCCTGTTCCACCAGTGCCAGGTCACCGCCTTCCACCTCCTGAAGGAGCTCAG ATGGGTTTATGTGTAGAGTGCAGGAGCATGGTGCCAATGAACACACCATCTTGTATCGTTTGTGAAGCACCGCTGTTGCCACAGATGACACCACAGGCCAGTTTGAAT GACAAAACATTCTGCCGTTTTTGTGGAACGGGAAATCCCATCAATTTAAACTACTGTGTGACTTGTGAGGCGCGGCTACCAGAAATGCAAAAG CCAATATGGAGTGGAGACTCTGCTCCTCCTCTTCCCAACCAAGTGGGGAAAATGCAGTCGTGTTCTAAATGTGGTCGTGTGAACCATTCTGATGCACGATTTTGCGACTGGTGTGGTGCAAAG CCTAGTTCCCCCATAAGTCACCTCACTTGTTCTAAGTGTAGTGCAAGCAATCATCCCTTGGCCAACTTCTGTGCCTCCTGTGGTGCGTACTTGGAGCCTCCAGCAAGATACTCCCCCCTACATAACATGATGTTAACTTCTGGAGAACACAAAGCATTTTCA GAAGCTGATAATCGGGCTTCTTGGCAGCCTGTTACAGTCTCATTGCCGAAACCCAGGCTGGAAATAGAGAGGGAAGACAAAGGCACACAGACAGTTGGATTATTCTACCCATCTGGAAAACTCATTGAGAAAAAGGAGATAGAATTGGGGTTGGaaaaggaaaagaaggaaaagaTGAGTGATCGGAAGCCTCTTGTCACAGCCATCAGCCCAGGCAGAG gTTATTGGAGGCAACAGTTAGATCATATTTGCGCTCATCTGCGCTGCTACACTCAGAACAATTCTGAATTTAAAAGTTTAATTGGAAATCCTCGAATGGGAAGG ATTATTTCAGGAACAATGCATGAAGATGGTTATGAAGTCAGTATACGGTTAAATTATGTTCAAGTTACAGACAAG GATGCACTCACTGCAAAGCCAATCAGACTTTCAGGCAGTAATTTCCTGAGCTCTGTGACAGAGGGAAGAAATGACAATTATGAAAGTCCATCAAGTGTGG CAAGTGAAGATGGTCTCAGTGCCAGGAGCAAAAATGGCAAagcaagaagaaagaagaagaacaaACTTTTGCTGCAGAAAGAAGAGAGGCTTTCT AATGAAGATCGAAAACTCCTTAAAGAAGTTGGACCCAAGGGAGAAGGCAATATTGCAGTTGTGGAAGAGTTGCTTGATGAG GGAGCTGACCCCAACTGCTGCAACAATGAAGATCGTCCTGTTCTTACAGTAGCAGTTCTTAATGGACACAACCAAGTTATACCAGTGCTTGTACAGAAGGGGGCTGATATTGAACAGCAGTCTGGGCC GCACAACAATACCGCTCTCCATGAAGCTGTCATGCTTGGTTTGGATGGAAAGAAATGTACAGAGGTGCTTCTGGG ATGCAATGCAAGTATTAAAACAAAGAATGACAAGGGGATGACAGCATATGATCTGGCGCTAAAGAATGGAAATGACCAAGTTGTGTCACTTTTTGCATCAAAGCTGGGGCAAG